In Symmachiella dynata, the following are encoded in one genomic region:
- a CDS encoding PQQ-binding-like beta-propeller repeat protein, whose product MTAKTYRNSLTVALLGLFLATSLLGCGGDDGDTEVATVEKTAADKAAKAKTDTKKPKKRESIVLGPREPYVAGSSPETERSGEDWPQFLGLHSDSISQETGLLDEWPADGPPVLWKMRVGSGYAAPSIMGNHLVLFHRQGNEDVIECYTADEKKWLWRETFPTDFRDPYGYSNGPRCTPLVTQDRVFTFGSNGRLSCLKLEDGEVLWTRDTNEDFDIPQAFFGVGSTPILEGNLLIVMVGGQPNAGVVAFDAITGDIVWENVGTDAWDMKGKPGADDPKLASYSSLVVREIQGKRHLLALMRPGLVSLDPQTGKINFAYYFRSRIHDSVNAAMPIVVDDQIFLSAAYGVGSVLLQVGADGQSVEEVWKNKDSMRAHWTTPVYHDGYLYGFSGRHEVPSSMRCIDWATGEVKWMTDEEEGAELVNPRDGASSIEPKWYGRGSAIMAQGNLIVLGERGALALVPVDPEKFSQTSRVKYPEMKYPSWTGPVLSRKRLYIRCEDKAHGGEYYLLCVDLTGSAGT is encoded by the coding sequence ATGACTGCAAAAACGTATCGGAATTCCTTGACTGTTGCCCTCCTGGGCCTGTTTCTCGCAACATCCCTCCTCGGATGTGGTGGCGATGATGGGGATACAGAAGTCGCGACTGTGGAGAAAACCGCAGCTGACAAGGCGGCCAAGGCAAAAACTGATACCAAGAAACCCAAAAAACGCGAGTCCATCGTCTTGGGGCCGCGCGAGCCGTACGTCGCCGGGAGCTCGCCCGAAACCGAGCGCAGCGGCGAGGATTGGCCGCAATTTCTCGGTTTGCACTCCGATTCGATCTCCCAAGAGACCGGACTGCTCGACGAATGGCCCGCTGACGGTCCGCCCGTTCTCTGGAAGATGCGCGTCGGCAGCGGGTATGCCGCTCCCTCGATCATGGGCAATCATCTCGTCCTCTTTCACCGCCAGGGGAACGAGGACGTCATCGAATGTTATACCGCCGATGAAAAAAAATGGTTGTGGCGGGAAACCTTTCCCACTGATTTTCGCGATCCCTACGGCTACAGCAACGGTCCACGCTGCACTCCATTGGTCACTCAGGACAGAGTTTTTACCTTCGGGTCCAACGGCCGGTTGAGTTGCTTAAAACTTGAAGATGGCGAAGTCTTATGGACGCGGGACACGAATGAAGATTTCGATATTCCCCAAGCCTTTTTCGGAGTCGGGAGTACCCCCATACTGGAAGGCAATCTGCTAATCGTGATGGTTGGCGGGCAGCCCAATGCAGGGGTCGTCGCCTTCGATGCCATCACCGGCGATATCGTTTGGGAAAACGTGGGAACCGATGCCTGGGACATGAAGGGCAAGCCGGGAGCGGACGATCCCAAACTCGCCAGCTACTCCTCATTGGTGGTCCGCGAAATCCAGGGGAAACGTCACCTGCTCGCTTTGATGCGGCCCGGTTTGGTTTCGCTGGATCCGCAAACCGGCAAGATCAACTTCGCCTATTATTTCCGTTCGCGAATCCACGATTCCGTGAACGCCGCCATGCCGATTGTGGTTGATGACCAAATTTTTCTCTCCGCCGCTTATGGAGTAGGCTCGGTCCTTCTACAAGTCGGTGCCGACGGCCAATCGGTCGAAGAAGTGTGGAAAAACAAAGACAGCATGCGAGCGCATTGGACGACGCCAGTCTACCACGACGGCTATTTATACGGGTTCAGCGGCCGGCATGAGGTTCCCTCCTCGATGCGCTGCATCGACTGGGCCACCGGCGAAGTCAAATGGATGACCGACGAAGAGGAAGGTGCCGAATTGGTCAATCCCCGCGACGGGGCCAGTTCCATCGAGCCAAAATGGTACGGCCGCGGTTCGGCCATCATGGCCCAGGGCAACCTGATCGTGCTGGGCGAACGCGGAGCTTTGGCGCTTGTTCCGGTCGATCCGGAAAAGTTCTCGCAAACCAGCCGCGTGAAGTACCCGGAAATGAAATACCCCAGTTGGACCGGCCCGGTGCTCTCCCGCAAACGGCTGTACATCCGCTGCGAAGACAAAGCGCATGGCGGCGAGTATTACTTGTTGTGCGTGGACCTGACCGGCAGCGCGGGGACGTAA
- a CDS encoding phosphoenolpyruvate hydrolase family protein — translation MTQHTRETILETLRTKVAAGKPIIGGGAGTGISAKLEAAGGIDLIIIYNSGRFRMAGRGSLAGLMPYGDANGIVMEMVREVLPVVPDTPVVAGVCGTDPFRVMSAFLQDVQRAGFAGVQNFPTVGLIDGTFRANLEETGMSYGLEVDMIRQAHELGLLTSPYAFNPDEATAMATAGADILIPHMGLTTKGSIGAETAITLDEAAQRVQEMHDAAKRINPEILVLCHGGPIAEPADAQYILDNTEGIVGFYGASSMERLPVETAITERIREFTNIGIG, via the coding sequence ATGACCCAACACACACGCGAAACTATTCTGGAAACCCTCCGCACAAAAGTCGCCGCCGGGAAACCGATCATTGGGGGCGGCGCCGGAACTGGCATCAGTGCCAAATTGGAAGCGGCCGGTGGGATTGATCTGATCATCATTTATAATTCCGGCCGGTTTCGCATGGCAGGCCGCGGGTCGCTGGCGGGGCTGATGCCGTATGGCGATGCGAACGGGATTGTGATGGAGATGGTCCGCGAGGTGTTGCCGGTCGTGCCCGACACGCCGGTAGTGGCGGGGGTGTGCGGCACGGATCCGTTTCGGGTGATGTCGGCCTTTCTGCAAGACGTACAGCGAGCCGGTTTTGCGGGGGTGCAGAACTTCCCGACCGTGGGACTGATCGACGGTACGTTTCGAGCGAATCTCGAAGAGACGGGGATGAGTTACGGGTTGGAAGTCGACATGATCCGCCAGGCGCACGAACTGGGACTGTTGACCTCGCCTTATGCCTTCAATCCTGACGAAGCAACCGCGATGGCTACGGCGGGGGCGGATATTTTGATTCCCCATATGGGGCTGACCACCAAAGGCAGCATCGGAGCCGAAACGGCGATCACTCTGGATGAGGCCGCCCAACGGGTGCAGGAGATGCACGATGCGGCAAAGCGAATCAATCCTGAGATTCTGGTGCTGTGCCACGGCGGGCCGATCGCTGAACCAGCTGATGCGCAATATATTTTGGACAACACCGAGGGAATTGTGGGCTTTTATGGGGCCAGCAGCATGGAACGCCTGCCGGTGGAAACGGCGATTACAGAGCGGATCCGAGAATTCACGAACATCGGCATCGGTTGA
- a CDS encoding type III pantothenate kinase, with the protein MNHPSRELLVAIDVGNSRIKLGLFEKNGRARSERRLPEYLRSMAVEVDAAVPWHELARWTKKIDGEVVAVILGGVNPRGRDKVLDGWPATGWPNPQVIDNPFVLPIELLVDSPRTVGVDRLLNAVAANVIRPPESPMIIVDSGTATTVDVISTTGAFEGGAILPGFQLCSQALHQYTALLPRISNDEIVGEPPAALGKNTRDALRSGLFWGQLGAIRELIRHLRETLPAEATIVVTGGAGRLIAPQLPGALHHPYLALQGLVIVGND; encoded by the coding sequence TTGAATCATCCTTCCCGAGAATTGTTGGTCGCGATCGATGTTGGCAACAGCCGCATTAAGTTGGGACTTTTTGAGAAAAATGGCCGCGCGCGGAGCGAACGGCGGTTGCCGGAGTATCTGCGTTCGATGGCGGTCGAGGTGGATGCGGCGGTCCCCTGGCATGAGCTGGCACGCTGGACCAAGAAGATTGATGGCGAAGTGGTGGCGGTGATCTTGGGGGGCGTGAACCCCCGGGGCCGCGATAAAGTCCTCGATGGTTGGCCGGCAACCGGTTGGCCCAATCCGCAGGTGATCGACAATCCCTTTGTGTTACCGATCGAACTGCTTGTGGACTCGCCACGGACCGTTGGTGTGGATCGGTTGCTCAATGCGGTGGCCGCCAATGTGATTCGTCCCCCGGAATCGCCCATGATCATCGTCGACAGCGGGACCGCGACGACGGTGGATGTCATTTCGACAACCGGCGCCTTCGAAGGAGGGGCGATTTTGCCGGGCTTTCAACTTTGTTCGCAGGCACTGCACCAATACACAGCCTTGTTGCCTCGTATCTCGAATGACGAAATTGTCGGCGAACCGCCAGCGGCACTTGGCAAAAACACACGCGATGCGCTGCGGAGCGGTTTGTTTTGGGGACAATTGGGCGCCATTCGAGAATTGATTCGTCATCTTCGCGAAACGCTCCCTGCAGAAGCCACGATTGTCGTCACCGGTGGTGCGGGACGACTCATCGCACCGCAATTACCCGGCGCGCTACATCACCCCTATTTAGCGCTACAAGGTCTAGTGATCGTTGGCAATGACTAA
- a CDS encoding SDR family NAD(P)-dependent oxidoreductase: MTDKLFSVAEQVALVSGGSRGIGFELARGFATRGAQVIITGRDEATLSAAAEELSQHGNLVTPIVCDVLNVDEIRCCVDTVLAEFGRIDTLINVAGVNKRQAAEKFTVEEYDTIIDVNLKGAFLMSQEVGKRMIEQHSGTQINIDSLNTYAPLKGVLPYAMSKAGMKMMTRGLALEWGRYGIRVNSLAPGFTLTDLTRKLWSDPKMLKWGKENTPLERMAEVEDMVGTAIFLASQASAFMTGQTLYVDGGISAGISWPMEL, from the coding sequence ATGACAGACAAACTATTTTCCGTGGCTGAACAAGTCGCACTCGTCTCCGGTGGCAGTCGGGGGATCGGTTTTGAATTAGCCCGCGGATTCGCCACACGTGGGGCTCAGGTGATCATCACTGGACGCGATGAAGCGACTCTGTCGGCGGCCGCTGAGGAACTTTCCCAACACGGCAACTTGGTGACACCCATCGTGTGCGATGTTCTCAACGTCGACGAAATCCGCTGTTGTGTCGACACGGTTCTGGCCGAGTTTGGCCGCATCGATACGCTGATCAACGTTGCCGGCGTGAATAAGCGGCAGGCGGCCGAGAAATTCACCGTTGAGGAATACGACACGATTATCGATGTGAACCTCAAAGGGGCATTTTTGATGTCGCAGGAGGTCGGCAAGCGGATGATCGAACAGCATAGCGGCACGCAGATCAATATCGATTCGCTCAACACCTATGCCCCCCTCAAAGGCGTGTTGCCTTATGCGATGAGCAAGGCGGGCATGAAAATGATGACACGGGGCTTGGCGCTGGAATGGGGCCGCTACGGCATCCGCGTCAATTCCCTCGCCCCGGGTTTTACACTCACCGACCTGACCCGCAAACTGTGGTCCGATCCTAAAATGCTCAAGTGGGGCAAGGAGAACACGCCGCTGGAACGGATGGCCGAAGTTGAGGATATGGTCGGGACCGCCATCTTCCTGGCGTCCCAAGCCTCAGCGTTCATGACGGGCCAAACACTCTACGTCGACGGCGGTATCTCGGCCGGTATCTCGTGGCCGATGGAACTCTGA
- a CDS encoding sialidase family protein, whose product MRTVLSALVLLALVPALHAADDITIQRVHGPEIPGKYKHPATITELENGDLYIAYYGGAGEYEGDTAVYGTRLVKGATEWTKPVVIADTPDRSDGNGAIWQGPDGTVWLFYVTNYGPTWSSARVKYKISKDGAKTWSDSHLLSFEEGTMARSAPIVLNDGDYLLPLYHETGEDREGTAPDTCSYFLRYNPKKKTWTPTNRIYSQIGNLQASPVQIDDDYLITYIRRGGRFGPLKEGGVAYRSESHDGGRTWSKGEPTEFKNPNSALDFIKLKNGHLLMVWNDNNEGERMPLTVAISTDNDKSWPHRRNIVNIPGDTTAYPVAIQTRDGKIHIVYTSGVRTIINHAVFDEAAILGHTDGIAE is encoded by the coding sequence ATGAGAACCGTTTTATCAGCCCTAGTGTTGCTCGCATTGGTCCCCGCCCTCCACGCTGCGGATGACATCACGATTCAACGCGTGCACGGGCCGGAGATTCCCGGGAAGTACAAACACCCCGCGACAATCACCGAGTTGGAGAACGGCGATTTGTACATCGCCTACTACGGCGGCGCGGGGGAGTATGAAGGGGACACGGCTGTCTACGGCACGCGGCTGGTGAAGGGGGCGACGGAGTGGACCAAGCCGGTGGTCATCGCTGACACGCCGGACCGCTCCGACGGGAACGGGGCGATCTGGCAGGGGCCGGACGGGACGGTCTGGTTATTCTACGTTACGAATTACGGCCCTACGTGGTCCTCCGCACGGGTCAAATACAAGATCTCCAAAGATGGGGCAAAGACCTGGTCCGACTCGCATCTGCTCTCCTTCGAAGAAGGAACAATGGCACGCAGCGCCCCGATTGTGCTCAATGACGGCGACTACTTATTGCCGCTGTATCACGAGACGGGTGAGGATCGTGAAGGAACGGCGCCTGATACTTGCAGTTACTTCTTGCGGTACAACCCGAAGAAAAAAACGTGGACGCCGACGAATCGCATCTATTCCCAAATCGGCAATCTGCAAGCCTCGCCGGTGCAGATTGATGATGACTATTTGATCACCTATATCCGTCGCGGCGGGCGATTTGGACCGCTCAAAGAGGGAGGCGTCGCCTATCGCAGCGAGTCGCACGATGGGGGGCGGACGTGGAGCAAAGGGGAACCGACGGAGTTTAAGAACCCTAACTCGGCGCTGGACTTCATCAAACTCAAAAACGGCCACCTGCTGATGGTGTGGAACGACAATAACGAGGGAGAACGGATGCCGCTCACCGTGGCCATTTCAACCGACAACGACAAGTCTTGGCCACACCGGCGGAACATCGTGAACATCCCGGGAGACACGACCGCCTATCCAGTTGCGATTCAAACCCGCGACGGCAAGATTCACATCGTCTATACGTCGGGCGTGCGGACGATCATTAACCATGCGGTTTTTGATGAAGCGGCGATTTTGGGACACACGGATGGGATTGCGGAGTGA
- a CDS encoding Tm-1-like ATP-binding domain-containing protein, with amino-acid sequence MAVYLIGTLDTKGTETDFVREQLRACGVTEVVVVDAGCLGEPQILADISRETVFELAGTSLAKVRAAGDRGAAITLAAQGVAELIAQRHATGAVDGVLGLGGSAGTTIATSAMRRLPVGIPKLMVSTLASGQVRPYVGDKDILMLNAVVDIAGINRISRAVLGNAARALAGMVTLKAESEERTDDKPLIAATMFGVTTPCIEQARSVLEEAGYEVLVFHATGNGGEAMESLIAEGLIAGVLDITTTELADELVGGVLSAGPDRLTAAGRAGIPQVISVGATDMVNFGPVESIPDEFADRQFYVHNPTVTLMRTTIAENRLLGEEIARKAAVATGPVKILLPLQGVSAIDAEEQPFDDPAARAALFESIHAHGGAVDVLEIDRHINDAEFATTAATALLDILRSRKTSDPPGGPGG; translated from the coding sequence ATGGCGGTTTACCTGATTGGTACGTTGGATACTAAAGGGACGGAGACGGATTTCGTCCGGGAGCAGCTGCGCGCTTGCGGTGTGACGGAGGTGGTGGTTGTCGATGCGGGTTGTCTTGGTGAACCGCAGATTCTCGCTGACATTTCGCGTGAAACGGTTTTTGAACTTGCCGGGACTTCGTTGGCTAAGGTACGCGCTGCGGGTGACCGGGGGGCGGCGATTACGTTGGCGGCGCAGGGGGTGGCGGAGTTGATCGCGCAGCGGCACGCCACGGGGGCGGTCGATGGTGTGCTGGGGCTGGGGGGATCGGCGGGGACCACGATTGCGACTTCCGCCATGCGGCGACTGCCGGTGGGAATCCCCAAATTGATGGTCAGCACGCTGGCGTCGGGACAGGTCCGGCCGTATGTGGGGGACAAGGACATCTTGATGCTCAATGCGGTGGTCGACATCGCGGGGATCAATCGCATCAGCCGCGCCGTATTAGGTAATGCCGCGCGGGCGTTGGCGGGCATGGTGACGTTGAAGGCAGAGTCCGAAGAGCGAACCGACGACAAACCGCTGATCGCCGCCACGATGTTCGGCGTGACGACTCCCTGTATTGAACAGGCCCGCAGCGTGTTGGAAGAGGCGGGCTATGAAGTGCTCGTGTTTCATGCCACGGGGAATGGCGGTGAAGCGATGGAGTCGCTCATTGCCGAGGGCCTGATTGCCGGCGTGCTGGACATCACCACGACCGAATTGGCGGATGAGTTGGTGGGGGGCGTTCTCTCCGCCGGTCCCGACCGCCTGACCGCTGCCGGACGCGCAGGCATCCCGCAAGTCATTTCGGTGGGGGCGACCGACATGGTCAATTTTGGCCCGGTCGAGAGCATTCCGGATGAATTCGCCGATCGACAATTTTATGTGCATAACCCCACTGTGACGCTGATGCGGACCACAATCGCGGAAAACCGACTATTGGGCGAGGAGATCGCCCGCAAGGCGGCTGTGGCGACTGGGCCGGTCAAGATTCTGCTGCCGCTGCAAGGGGTCTCGGCGATTGATGCGGAGGAACAACCGTTTGACGATCCGGCGGCGCGAGCGGCGTTGTTTGAGAGCATTCATGCGCATGGCGGCGCTGTTGATGTTTTGGAGATTGACCGGCATATTAACGATGCCGAATTCGCCACAACTGCGGCGACGGCGTTGTTGGACATTTTGCGATCCCGCAAAACATCCGACCCCCCCGGCGGACCCGGGGGCTGA
- a CDS encoding HD-GYP domain-containing protein translates to MRSFSQRSASQVAWDEITSVSSEIVATTRASQAEAVDVSQLLSQVRSAVPEQPWQATLVDADWRIVDRASKHEASLRPGTTISWQPARLPQPETNVGPIPGIAAFPDGLHAASVFKLSDSPETVLIHVPLTAVNMTTAEAFKTTPMAMSLALLWTCTSLGICTYMIGSRIGDAIEKSQLNAETETLQKSQSLLRTQDAVIFGLANLAESRDPETGEHLQRIALYATALARSLRNNPKFRDVVDEEFVRLIGTGSALHDIGKVGIEDAILRKPGRLSLDERKEIQRHSLIGSECLLKIERRLGASNFLQMAREIAHSHHEWWNGSGYPDNLIGNEIPIAARIVAIADVYDALATRRVYKPDLPHIACVGFIERGRGTQFDPDLVDAFLEVEQ, encoded by the coding sequence TTGCGATCGTTTTCCCAGCGATCCGCCAGCCAAGTCGCGTGGGATGAGATTACCTCTGTCAGCTCTGAAATTGTCGCCACAACGCGTGCATCTCAAGCCGAGGCCGTCGATGTTTCGCAGTTATTGAGCCAAGTCCGTTCAGCGGTTCCCGAACAACCTTGGCAAGCCACGTTGGTGGATGCGGATTGGCGGATTGTCGATCGCGCATCAAAGCACGAGGCCTCGCTCCGACCGGGAACAACGATTTCTTGGCAGCCTGCTCGCCTGCCGCAACCGGAAACGAATGTTGGCCCAATTCCAGGAATCGCAGCCTTTCCGGACGGTCTGCACGCCGCTTCGGTATTCAAACTTTCTGATTCCCCTGAGACAGTCCTGATCCATGTCCCGTTGACAGCCGTCAACATGACAACCGCTGAGGCTTTCAAGACCACGCCCATGGCAATGTCGCTGGCGCTGCTGTGGACGTGTACATCGCTGGGAATTTGCACCTATATGATTGGGTCGCGCATCGGCGACGCGATTGAGAAGTCACAACTGAACGCCGAGACCGAGACTCTGCAAAAATCGCAGTCATTGTTGCGCACACAAGATGCGGTGATCTTTGGATTGGCGAATTTGGCCGAATCACGCGATCCAGAAACTGGCGAACACCTGCAGCGTATTGCGTTGTACGCAACGGCGTTGGCCCGATCCCTGCGCAACAATCCAAAATTCCGCGATGTTGTCGACGAAGAATTTGTTCGCCTGATTGGAACAGGTTCGGCGCTGCATGACATTGGGAAGGTGGGCATTGAAGATGCGATTCTTCGCAAACCGGGGCGTCTGAGCCTCGACGAACGCAAAGAAATTCAAAGGCATTCCCTCATTGGTTCGGAATGTTTGCTCAAAATCGAACGACGGTTGGGTGCGTCTAATTTCCTACAAATGGCCCGTGAAATCGCTCATTCGCATCACGAGTGGTGGAACGGCAGCGGATACCCCGACAATCTCATCGGAAACGAGATCCCCATCGCCGCCAGAATTGTCGCCATCGCCGACGTTTATGATGCGTTGGCCACCCGCCGGGTGTATAAGCCCGACTTGCCGCACATCGCCTGCGTAGGATTCATTGAGAGGGGTCGCGGAACACAATTCGATCCGGATTTAGTCGATGCATTTTTGGAAGTCGAACAATAA
- a CDS encoding cytochrome c: MDFPYYPINDFGPAMKGLVIGSLGIFHVFLAQFAIGGGMLMCYFQWLSQTGRCAPARQFVDGFFRFLVLVSFIMGAVTGVGMWFTSIQISPRTIGMMVDEFHWIWAVEWTFFCLEIVAGYCFYRYGTRLDDSARMTLLVLYAVAAWGSLFWINGILSWQLTPGIWLETHTIQDGFFNPSFWPSLLYRTLVSMAIAALVACVVINVMPGLDRPTRSVLINHAAHFLLPMVFMPVLGVWYLMSWPEDSRAWVTGGSPAMSMFLAIGVGSSLLVGAYATIGIWWGKLYINGATATLLCALAMAATAGGEFVREGARKPYTVREVLYSNSILPSEVARLRQSGSVTNDPFPLQNAADYPTQQLQLGAKVFRFQCSICHTMQGVNGLVELTGHWSDDQRRLMIAQLQHTKPFMPPFSGSAVELESLVQLIGWETAGRPEGATEASLDPEILERIQTWLDEAGTAQGSRNPQK; encoded by the coding sequence ATGGACTTTCCCTACTATCCCATCAACGATTTCGGTCCCGCCATGAAGGGATTGGTGATTGGATCGTTGGGGATTTTTCATGTCTTCCTCGCGCAGTTTGCCATCGGCGGGGGAATGTTGATGTGCTATTTCCAATGGCTATCACAAACCGGCCGCTGCGCGCCGGCGCGGCAATTTGTCGACGGGTTTTTTCGGTTTCTGGTGTTGGTCAGCTTCATCATGGGAGCCGTCACCGGGGTGGGGATGTGGTTCACCTCGATCCAAATCAGTCCCCGCACGATTGGCATGATGGTGGATGAATTCCATTGGATCTGGGCGGTGGAATGGACATTCTTCTGTCTCGAAATCGTCGCCGGTTATTGCTTTTATCGCTACGGAACCCGTTTGGATGATTCCGCACGGATGACGCTTTTGGTGCTGTATGCCGTCGCCGCCTGGGGCAGTCTGTTTTGGATCAACGGTATTTTATCGTGGCAATTGACGCCCGGCATCTGGCTAGAGACGCATACGATCCAGGATGGATTTTTTAATCCCAGTTTTTGGCCCTCGCTGCTGTACCGCACACTGGTTTCGATGGCCATCGCCGCGTTGGTGGCCTGCGTTGTGATCAATGTGATGCCGGGATTGGACCGGCCAACGCGGAGCGTGTTGATCAATCATGCGGCACATTTTCTGCTGCCGATGGTTTTTATGCCCGTGTTGGGTGTGTGGTATTTGATGAGTTGGCCGGAGGACAGCCGCGCTTGGGTCACCGGAGGAAGTCCCGCCATGTCGATGTTCCTGGCGATCGGCGTCGGGTCGTCGCTGTTGGTGGGGGCCTATGCGACGATTGGAATTTGGTGGGGCAAACTTTATATCAACGGCGCGACCGCCACCTTACTGTGCGCCTTGGCAATGGCGGCCACGGCGGGAGGAGAGTTTGTGCGCGAAGGAGCGCGCAAGCCGTATACCGTGCGTGAGGTGCTGTATTCCAACTCGATCCTGCCGTCGGAAGTCGCCCGCTTACGGCAAAGCGGTTCGGTCACCAATGATCCCTTTCCACTGCAGAATGCTGCCGACTATCCAACACAGCAACTGCAATTGGGGGCAAAGGTGTTTCGGTTTCAATGCAGCATCTGCCATACGATGCAGGGTGTGAACGGACTGGTGGAATTGACGGGGCATTGGTCCGATGACCAGCGACGGTTGATGATCGCGCAATTGCAACACACCAAACCCTTCATGCCCCCCTTCTCCGGGTCGGCAGTGGAACTGGAATCGCTGGTGCAATTGATCGGTTGGGAAACGGCTGGACGGCCGGAGGGAGCGACGGAGGCGTCGTTGGATCCGGAGATTTTAGAGCGGATTCAAACGTGGCTGGATGAAGCGGGCACCGCACAAGGTTCTAGGAATCCCCAGAAATAA
- a CDS encoding PH domain-containing protein, whose product MSTNDNVEDVLYEEHPAMFRNRPVYFVFCCLLIAAFGIGLVMLLIWYFQSIGTTLIITEERTTLRRGVFSKYTNEVTHDNVRNVQIAQTFLQRIMGVGNVGISSAGQSGVEIFVRGIPDPERVREIIHNGSRGEYEPD is encoded by the coding sequence ATGAGTACCAACGACAACGTGGAAGATGTCCTGTACGAAGAACATCCGGCGATGTTTCGCAATCGACCGGTCTATTTTGTCTTCTGCTGCCTGCTGATCGCCGCATTCGGCATCGGGCTGGTGATGCTGCTGATCTGGTATTTCCAGTCGATTGGCACGACCTTGATCATCACCGAGGAACGCACGACCCTGCGGCGGGGCGTCTTCTCCAAGTACACCAATGAAGTCACGCACGATAATGTCCGCAACGTGCAGATCGCGCAGACGTTTTTGCAGCGGATCATGGGTGTAGGGAACGTGGGGATTTCCAGTGCGGGGCAATCGGGCGTAGAAATTTTCGTACGCGGCATCCCCGATCCGGAACGTGTGCGGGAGATCATCCACAACGGCTCCCGCGGCGAGTACGAACCGGACTGA
- a CDS encoding MFS transporter, with protein MSRLRTKPIRSRLANPVQIQPSLTPVAPQRKPFFLGWTVLFIAALGMFASAPGQSFSVATFKEPMEASLKVTDTAFSAAYLVATLVSGACLPFVGRLTDRYGARLLLPIIALALGGACLWMSSVESFMGLFIGFCLIRPLGQGSLTLVSSWLVGHWFEKRRGMAMGLLGLGGTLSVMCIPQINQYVTTEFGWRSGWVCLAVIVWAILILPAIVFVRNRPEDVGLLPDGQLTKEEKTAHPQQDLEEAATAEMAGVESAVGHDQTVEEAWKHLTFWKLLMPLCTGALVGTGLVFHQVSIFAEAGLSVTTAVTTLSIQAAAASLGALLFGYLSDRFPERKLMAMSMVCLATAQLLLTSLNHVGLAAIYGMLLGTHGAILRTAGSAVWVNQYGRLHQGAIRGIVLTFQIVASALGPLPFALAKDYWGGYSMANWMMLVLPIGSAIAVWTAYPPKRVLSAIQPPVSTDA; from the coding sequence ATGTCCCGCCTGAGAACGAAACCGATTCGGTCACGATTGGCCAATCCGGTACAAATCCAACCGAGTCTGACTCCCGTTGCGCCGCAGCGGAAACCGTTCTTTTTGGGTTGGACCGTGCTGTTTATCGCCGCTCTGGGCATGTTTGCGTCGGCGCCGGGGCAATCGTTTTCCGTGGCGACCTTTAAAGAGCCGATGGAAGCGTCGTTGAAAGTCACCGACACTGCATTTTCGGCGGCCTATCTCGTTGCAACATTGGTCTCGGGCGCCTGTTTGCCCTTTGTCGGACGATTGACGGACCGCTACGGCGCGCGACTGTTGCTGCCGATCATCGCGCTCGCCCTCGGGGGCGCTTGTCTGTGGATGTCGTCGGTCGAAAGCTTTATGGGGCTCTTCATCGGCTTTTGCTTGATCCGCCCATTGGGGCAAGGATCGTTGACTTTGGTCAGTTCCTGGCTGGTGGGGCATTGGTTCGAGAAGCGCCGTGGGATGGCGATGGGGCTGTTGGGTCTGGGTGGAACGCTGTCGGTGATGTGCATTCCGCAGATCAACCAGTACGTCACGACCGAATTCGGCTGGCGGTCGGGGTGGGTCTGCTTGGCGGTCATTGTCTGGGCGATTCTAATATTGCCCGCAATTGTGTTCGTCCGGAATCGCCCTGAAGATGTCGGATTATTGCCCGACGGCCAATTGACCAAAGAGGAGAAAACAGCTCACCCCCAACAGGATCTTGAGGAGGCAGCCACGGCAGAAATGGCCGGTGTGGAATCCGCCGTTGGTCACGATCAGACTGTCGAAGAGGCGTGGAAGCATTTGACGTTTTGGAAGCTGTTAATGCCGTTGTGTACCGGCGCATTAGTAGGGACCGGTTTGGTGTTTCATCAGGTCTCGATCTTTGCTGAAGCGGGGTTGTCGGTCACGACAGCGGTCACCACGTTGAGCATTCAGGCAGCGGCAGCCAGCTTGGGCGCGTTGTTGTTTGGCTACCTCAGCGACCGTTTTCCGGAACGGAAATTGATGGCGATGTCGATGGTCTGTTTAGCGACGGCCCAGTTGTTGTTGACTTCGCTGAACCATGTGGGACTGGCGGCAATCTACGGCATGCTGCTGGGCACGCATGGTGCGATTCTGAGAACAGCCGGGAGCGCCGTGTGGGTCAATCAATATGGTCGATTGCACCAAGGAGCGATCCGTGGAATCGTACTCACGTTTCAAATCGTAGCCAGCGCCCTGGGCCCGTTGCCATTTGCTCTTGCCAAAGATTATTGGGGAGGTTATTCCATGGCGAACTGGATGATGCTGGTGCTGCCGATTGGCTCAGCAATCGCTGTTTGGACCGCCTATCCCCCCAAACGGGTCCTGTCGGCCATCCAGCCCCCGGTGTCCACCGACGCTTAA